CTTTGTCATTGTCTTTTCAaagacctaaaaaaaaaaagtggcttttcatataaataaaatgctttcaaaaataaagtttcaaaaaatgttttcccataaaaaaatgtttcttttccaaaactgcgttttttcttcaaaaaataataaagttaacGTAGTAATTAACTCTTTCTCCATGCTTTTTCTTAGAATAGGTGTAGTTGTGGGGTTGTGTTCAAAGCTCATTTCCTTGAGTCTTTGAAAACCCTATAAGCTTACATTTGTCTCTCACATGTTTGGCATTAATGAATTCCTCTTTGTCATCTTTTTGCATGaactaaaaaaaggaaaatggtgTATGACAACAAGGTGCTATTCTTCCAgccttttgtgtgtgtgtgtgtgtgtttatctaTGTATATATGTAGTATTAACATGCTAGGTATGTAAATAACAGATATTCACAtgtttttaaccaaaaaaaagaaaaagaaaatagatattCACATGTTGTATAATATGCCTCTATGCTTTCTAATCACATGTTACTTATGTATATACTTGCCATGTTTTGTTTGTATATTTTGATGGAGCTGTTATTCACATGTTAACTAAATGTAAATATTTACTCACATGTATATACATAtactttttgtaaaaaaaaaaaaaaaatcttttcaaaaaagcaaaaatcaaaCTTTAGAGTCCAAGAATACATGGTTCAAAGACTTTTGGTTTGCCTTAATTAATGAACCTTTAAAATTTGGTTTAGTTGATTAGgcaacttaaaataaattagacatCTAGGTGGTCAATCACACCTAATACAAAACTAATGGTCGATGacaacttctaaaaaaaagaaaaaaaaaaaaagggactcACATACACACACCCCACCCTAGATACCCAATCACACATGAGTCACGTAGCCAATAACCCAATGTGCGACAAATGATGATACTCCTTCTCAAAGCAAAGGGCGTGGGGAAAAATCGGGCGTCCACACAACaaacaagacaataaataatattcccttaaaaagttGGCTTTTTGAAATATGACAAACAAATTGAGATGGAGGAAGTAAattttttgacagctttttataTTACCCATTAATACAAGTTAACATGAcctgtactctctctctctctctctctctctatatatatatatataacaacagAAATATTATtgctaataaaatttttagtagGAGTACATGCTGGACGGAACATATAACCCAACAATAATACaatccacaaagcccaacacaaCTAAAGGCCATGAAAAGAAATTTCTAATTTGCAAGAAAAGTAGAAAAGATTTCCAATAAAACTTGTTGCTATGGTGAAGATCCAAAAAAGACAACGGAAATAAGATCCAAATAGATATTGGATATGTATCTGTATCATATCGTGTATACTCTGCATAGTAACTTAACTCCCAAaagtgaaactgaaattttaaaTCTGATCCATTTATGTTAATATTAATTCTCtaacttctttattttttcttcagtaGGGACTtccactcaaattcttattATATCCAACactttggactttttttttttgttttttttttgtttttgagaatcaagTCTGAAAGGTGTTATTAAGCAAATGGCAAATCAGAAATTACAAATGGACTAACGTCTGGTGGAACATGCTCCATCCaaactaataaagaaaaagaaacaattactCTCTTGGCCAAAACATGGGCTGCACAATTGCCCTGTCGCATagtgtgagagaaagaaaaggttCGAAGCGAACCTATAATAGACACGGTGTCTTTTACAATTTCTCCAATGGATGAGTGACCCCAATTTGTAGCCCGCAACGCCCTGCACACCACCTCAAAATCGCCTTCTAGTACTGAAGAGGATAAGCCCAACTCCATAGCAAATTTTGCTGCTCTTCTCGCAGCTA
This genomic stretch from Castanea sativa cultivar Marrone di Chiusa Pesio chromosome 1, ASM4071231v1 harbors:
- the LOC142635464 gene encoding uncharacterized protein LOC142635464, which gives rise to MRKVLPSDKISEAANMYLSDFQSKCLLNKLKQPTENVKWQPPEEGMYKTNYDGVVFTDSGEAGIGVIVRDARGEVIAALAEKILYPGSVEELEALAARRAAKFAMELGLSSSVLEGDFEVVCRALRATNWGHSSIGEIVKDTVSIIGSLRTFSFSHTMRQGNCAAHVLAKRVIVSFSLLVWMEHVPPDVSPFVISDLPFA